The following coding sequences lie in one Kribbella sp. NBC_00709 genomic window:
- a CDS encoding SEC-C metal-binding domain-containing protein — protein sequence MAWRSASVGKGGHPRLTNVRAREQRVTIATWTYGGLRDCLRDVRIRHDELPDGRRVAWPPPRNQVCWCGSGIKYKKCCGGPLPAVEPVPSRADPSG from the coding sequence ATGGCCTGGCGATCCGCCTCCGTCGGCAAGGGCGGACACCCACGACTCACCAACGTGCGTGCCCGCGAGCAGCGGGTCACGATCGCGACCTGGACGTACGGCGGTCTGCGGGACTGCCTGCGAGATGTCCGGATCCGCCACGACGAATTACCCGACGGTCGACGTGTCGCCTGGCCGCCGCCTCGCAACCAGGTGTGCTGGTGTGGATCGGGCATCAAGTACAAGAAGTGCTGCGGAGGGCCGCTACCTGCCGTCGAGCCCGTGCCCTCTCGTGCGGATCCCAGTGGGTAG
- a CDS encoding GNAT family N-acetyltransferase, with protein MDVLLGPVREDDVALLQRFAVEPGLIGLDWNGFRDAQAPARRFAADGFLGDEDGRLMVRTGADTAGLETAGLVSWRSGSFDGRTKYWEIGIALLPEYRGRGIGWRAQAMLTAYLFEHTPVQRIQAATHPENVAEQKSLEKAGFRLEGVIRGCEFRAGRLRDGYLYSRLRDDPAPDVGNGSVTGNASGTTGEPLAH; from the coding sequence ATGGATGTCTTGCTGGGGCCCGTGAGGGAAGACGATGTGGCGTTGCTCCAACGGTTCGCGGTCGAGCCGGGGCTGATCGGGCTGGACTGGAACGGGTTTCGGGATGCGCAGGCGCCGGCGCGGCGGTTCGCCGCGGACGGTTTCCTCGGAGACGAGGACGGGCGGCTGATGGTCCGGACCGGCGCGGACACGGCTGGGCTGGAGACGGCGGGGCTCGTGAGCTGGCGATCGGGGTCGTTCGACGGCAGGACGAAGTACTGGGAGATCGGGATCGCGCTGCTGCCGGAGTACCGCGGGCGTGGGATCGGGTGGCGGGCGCAGGCGATGCTGACGGCGTACCTGTTCGAGCACACGCCGGTGCAGCGGATCCAGGCCGCGACCCATCCGGAGAACGTGGCCGAGCAGAAATCGTTGGAAAAGGCGGGTTTCCGGCTCGAAGGGGTGATCCGCGGGTGCGAGTTCCGGGCCGGGCGGCTGCGGGACGGGTATCTGTACAGCCGATTGCGGGACGACCCCGCACCGGACGTCGGCAACGGTTCGGTGACGGGAAACGCATCTGGCACGACTGGGGAACCTCTCGCGCATTAG
- a CDS encoding L,D-transpeptidase family protein: protein MSRRRGLVAGAVVLSFVLAGCSDVAASETSPSDTPATTASSPSTTPTAKPTVNPTVKPTATPKPKVKQKPAYYALRVEQQLDKLGYPVGDIDGDITARAKQALCAWRETHGMPISRDGLTLNDAYSVLNATKRPAATRSPGIYVNKTCQILYQVVGKTIKRIVWISTGQPGYDTPNRTGKVWRKWAGAHESSLYEDAYMYDSLYFLKDRPGIALHGSRVNSLIKPYPASHRCVRVLRPEIHEIYADTPIGTKVQIYGEF from the coding sequence GTGTCGCGTCGTCGTGGTCTGGTCGCCGGTGCCGTCGTACTGTCGTTCGTGCTCGCCGGGTGCTCCGACGTGGCCGCGAGCGAGACGAGTCCCTCGGATACTCCTGCGACCACGGCGTCTTCTCCGAGTACCACGCCTACTGCGAAGCCGACTGTGAATCCCACGGTCAAGCCGACGGCGACGCCGAAGCCCAAGGTGAAGCAGAAGCCGGCGTACTACGCGCTGCGCGTCGAACAGCAACTGGACAAGCTCGGGTACCCGGTCGGCGACATCGACGGTGACATCACCGCCCGCGCCAAGCAGGCGCTCTGCGCGTGGCGCGAGACGCACGGCATGCCGATCAGCCGCGACGGCCTCACGCTGAACGACGCCTACTCGGTGCTCAACGCAACCAAGCGCCCGGCGGCGACCCGCTCCCCCGGCATCTACGTCAACAAGACCTGCCAGATCCTGTACCAGGTCGTCGGGAAGACCATCAAGCGGATCGTCTGGATCTCCACCGGCCAGCCCGGCTACGACACCCCGAACCGCACCGGCAAGGTCTGGCGCAAGTGGGCCGGAGCGCACGAGAGCAGCCTGTACGAGGACGCGTACATGTACGACTCCTTGTACTTCCTCAAGGACCGCCCCGGCATCGCGCTGCACGGCTCCCGAGTCAACTCCCTCATCAAGCCGTACCCCGCCAGCCACCGCTGCGTGCGCGTCCTGCGCCCCGAAATCCACGAGATCTACGCCGACACCCCGATCGGTACCAAGGTCCAGATCTACGGCGAGTTCTAG
- a CDS encoding DUF899 family protein, translating to MTASPEIVDRETWSRERQALLVREKAHTREGDAIAAARRRLPMTEVDATATLVGPNGPVPFLDVFDGRDQLIVYKHMWHLGAGIEGQCEGCTASIFDVHDASYLNHRGVSFAIFCEGPWEEIAPYREFMGYTLPWYSMIGIEDRGVGAGLLDDPGYLACYLRVGDRVFLTNETIGRGTEIAMLQAQLLDLTVYGRQEEWEDSPSGWPQHRSHTWWAKDGRPVPQWTRPGATPAVRRTEVCC from the coding sequence ATGACCGCATCGCCAGAGATTGTCGACCGTGAGACCTGGAGTCGTGAACGCCAGGCCCTCCTGGTCCGGGAGAAGGCGCACACCCGGGAGGGTGACGCGATCGCGGCGGCCCGGCGGCGGCTGCCGATGACCGAGGTCGACGCGACCGCCACCCTGGTCGGCCCGAACGGGCCGGTGCCGTTCCTCGACGTCTTCGACGGCCGCGACCAACTCATCGTTTACAAGCACATGTGGCACCTCGGCGCGGGGATCGAAGGTCAGTGCGAGGGATGCACCGCGAGCATCTTCGACGTGCACGACGCCAGCTACCTGAACCACCGCGGCGTGTCTTTCGCGATCTTCTGCGAGGGTCCGTGGGAGGAAATCGCGCCGTACCGCGAGTTCATGGGCTACACGCTGCCGTGGTACTCGATGATCGGGATCGAGGACCGCGGCGTCGGCGCCGGACTCCTCGACGACCCGGGCTACCTCGCCTGCTACCTGCGCGTCGGCGACCGGGTGTTCCTCACGAACGAGACGATCGGTCGCGGTACAGAAATCGCCATGCTGCAGGCGCAGCTGCTCGATCTGACCGTCTACGGCCGGCAGGAAGAGTGGGAGGACTCGCCGTCCGGCTGGCCGCAGCACCGGTCGCACACCTGGTGGGCGAAGGACGGCCGCCCCGTCCCACAATGGACCAGGCCGGGCGCCACGCCCGCAGTACGCCGCACGGAGGTGTGCTGCTAG
- a CDS encoding RNA polymerase subunit sigma-70 produces MTSSGDEAWFRDAFEQHRRALHAHCYRLAGNVPDADDLVQETFLRGWRSRTQFEGRASTRTWLYRIATNVYLDHRKAAARRSVPVGDPMEWCTDIGPYPDALLDPSSDLAARETVELALIAALMYLPPRQRAAFVLRDVSGWTPVEIADALDLAVPAVNSLIQRARKTLRHYAPTDSRQWRRPALTAEDEDILRRYAAATDPADFRELLAAEVRITMPPDPPVFGRDAAAAFLGRPMDWRTVPSAANGRPALICYLRHPGTDRYEALVVDVLTIENGKITKTNAFTGPHHIAAFGLPTTLDAAG; encoded by the coding sequence ATGACGAGCAGCGGGGACGAGGCGTGGTTCCGGGACGCGTTCGAGCAGCACCGGCGCGCGCTGCACGCGCACTGCTACCGACTCGCCGGGAACGTCCCCGACGCGGACGACCTGGTGCAGGAGACCTTCCTGCGCGGCTGGCGCTCCCGCACGCAGTTCGAGGGCAGGGCGTCGACACGTACCTGGCTCTACCGGATCGCCACCAACGTCTACCTCGATCACCGCAAAGCCGCGGCACGACGCAGCGTTCCGGTCGGCGACCCGATGGAGTGGTGCACCGACATCGGCCCGTATCCCGACGCGTTACTGGACCCGTCATCGGATCTGGCGGCCCGGGAGACCGTCGAACTCGCGCTGATCGCCGCGCTGATGTATCTCCCACCCCGGCAGCGAGCGGCGTTCGTCCTGCGTGACGTCTCCGGCTGGACACCGGTCGAGATCGCCGACGCTCTCGACCTCGCCGTACCCGCGGTGAACAGTCTGATCCAGCGGGCCCGAAAGACCCTCCGTCACTATGCGCCGACCGACTCCCGGCAATGGCGCCGGCCTGCGCTGACCGCTGAGGACGAGGACATCTTGCGTCGCTACGCCGCAGCGACCGATCCCGCCGACTTCCGCGAGCTGCTGGCCGCCGAGGTACGCATCACCATGCCGCCCGACCCACCGGTCTTCGGACGCGATGCAGCAGCCGCATTCCTTGGCCGGCCGATGGACTGGCGTACGGTCCCCTCCGCCGCGAACGGCAGACCCGCCCTGATCTGCTACCTCCGCCACCCCGGCACCGACCGCTACGAGGCCCTGGTCGTCGACGTACTCACGATCGAGAACGGCAAAATCACCAAAACCAACGCCTTCACCGGCCCTCACCACATCGCCGCCTTCGGCCTTCCCACAACGCTTGATGCTGCTGGCTAG
- a CDS encoding amidase: MHLADLTATELLAKYRDGSVSPVEVIDDVLARVGALEPQICALYALDPEGARAAALESERRWRDGTAGALDGVPVTVKENIATRGTPVPQGTAATPLIPAAEDAPAAARLRAAGAVIFSKTTMPEYGMLSSGVSTFHHLTRNPWDLSKTAGGSSAGAAAAAAAGYGPIHIGTDIGGSIRLPAGWCGLVGLKPTHGRVAVGNPYPGRAIGPLTRTAPDAALALSVMSGYDPRDHTSFPAAEDSYSVELEGLRVALLLDAGVGLPVDPAVTAAVSATAAVLSKAGALVEPIDPIITREMLDGLDRFWRIRSATDIAALPEERRAKVLPQIREWVSTAGDLSGADVFHGYSQMGAMAAAVGRVFTAYDVILSPVAPITAFPAELAYPTDDPSKPFEHIGFTVPYNMSQHPATTVNAGWSASGLPIGAQLAVPHHQDMRALALAGYLADHQTDSRAWPME, encoded by the coding sequence ATGCATCTCGCCGACCTGACGGCAACTGAACTGCTGGCGAAGTACCGCGACGGCTCGGTGTCACCGGTCGAGGTGATCGACGACGTCCTGGCCCGGGTGGGTGCCCTCGAGCCACAGATCTGTGCGCTCTACGCACTCGATCCCGAGGGGGCACGGGCGGCGGCGCTCGAGTCCGAGCGACGCTGGCGCGACGGTACGGCGGGCGCGCTGGACGGCGTACCGGTCACAGTGAAGGAGAACATCGCCACCCGAGGTACGCCGGTACCGCAGGGGACCGCGGCGACACCGCTGATCCCGGCGGCCGAGGATGCGCCGGCCGCGGCTCGACTGCGCGCGGCGGGGGCGGTGATCTTCAGCAAGACCACGATGCCGGAGTACGGGATGCTCTCGTCGGGCGTGTCGACGTTCCATCACCTGACCCGCAATCCGTGGGATCTGTCCAAGACGGCCGGCGGATCGAGTGCGGGCGCGGCGGCCGCGGCGGCAGCCGGGTACGGGCCGATCCACATCGGCACCGACATCGGCGGCTCGATCCGGCTGCCGGCCGGGTGGTGCGGGCTGGTCGGCCTCAAACCCACTCATGGTCGGGTCGCGGTCGGCAATCCGTACCCGGGGCGGGCGATCGGGCCGCTGACGCGTACTGCGCCGGATGCGGCGCTGGCGTTGTCGGTGATGTCCGGGTACGACCCGCGCGACCACACGTCGTTCCCCGCCGCCGAGGACAGTTACTCGGTGGAGCTCGAGGGCCTGCGGGTGGCGTTGCTTCTCGACGCCGGCGTCGGGCTGCCGGTGGATCCCGCGGTCACCGCGGCGGTCTCGGCAACGGCCGCCGTACTCTCGAAGGCCGGCGCTCTGGTCGAGCCGATCGACCCGATCATCACGCGCGAGATGCTCGACGGCCTGGATCGCTTCTGGCGCATCCGCTCCGCGACGGACATCGCCGCGCTGCCCGAGGAACGGCGAGCAAAGGTTCTCCCGCAGATCCGCGAGTGGGTGTCGACGGCGGGGGATCTCTCCGGAGCCGACGTTTTCCACGGGTACAGCCAGATGGGCGCGATGGCCGCGGCGGTCGGCCGGGTCTTCACGGCGTACGACGTGATTCTGTCGCCGGTCGCGCCGATCACGGCGTTCCCGGCCGAGCTCGCGTATCCGACGGACGACCCGTCGAAGCCGTTCGAGCACATCGGGTTCACCGTGCCGTACAACATGTCGCAGCACCCGGCGACCACAGTGAACGCCGGGTGGTCCGCTTCCGGGCTGCCCATTGGCGCACAGCTCGCCGTACCGCATCATCAGGACATGAGGGCTTTGGCGCTGGCCGGCTACCTGGCCGACCACCAGACCGACAGCCGGGCCTGGCCGATGGAGTAG
- a CDS encoding SDR family NAD(P)-dependent oxidoreductase, translated as MEYANLFRLDGKHALVIGAGSGIGREGALALAAHGARVTCADRDIAAAQETAGSGLAAYELDVLDDAAIERAVADLDPVDVLVFTAATNVRKRILDYTGEEFDRVVSLNLRASFQLIRAFGRGMAERGSGSIIGFSSIRGTTVEPGQSVYAATKAGLVQLLRTAAAELGPAGVRANAIAPGVVETPLTAQIKADQSWYDAYAQKGALGRWAQPSELAGAVVYLASDAASFVTGSVLAVDGGWTAVDGRFDPPN; from the coding sequence ATGGAGTACGCGAATCTGTTCCGGCTTGATGGGAAGCACGCGCTGGTCATCGGGGCGGGGAGTGGGATCGGGCGCGAGGGCGCGCTGGCGCTGGCGGCGCATGGAGCGCGCGTGACGTGCGCGGATCGGGACATCGCGGCTGCTCAGGAGACGGCGGGATCCGGGCTCGCGGCGTACGAGCTGGATGTGCTGGACGACGCGGCCATCGAGAGAGCGGTTGCTGACCTGGATCCCGTGGACGTGCTGGTGTTCACCGCGGCGACCAACGTGCGGAAGCGGATCCTCGACTACACCGGTGAGGAGTTCGACCGGGTGGTGTCGCTGAACCTGCGGGCCTCGTTCCAGCTGATCCGCGCCTTCGGGCGGGGCATGGCGGAGCGGGGGAGCGGCAGCATCATCGGGTTCAGCTCGATCCGCGGGACCACGGTCGAGCCGGGCCAATCGGTGTACGCGGCAACCAAGGCCGGGCTGGTGCAGTTGTTGCGGACCGCGGCCGCCGAGCTCGGCCCGGCCGGAGTCCGCGCGAACGCGATCGCGCCCGGCGTCGTCGAGACACCGCTCACCGCGCAGATCAAGGCCGACCAGAGCTGGTACGACGCCTACGCGCAGAAGGGCGCGCTCGGCCGATGGGCCCAACCCAGCGAGCTCGCGGGCGCGGTGGTGTACCTCGCGTCCGACGCGGCGAGCTTCGTGACCGGGAGCGTACTCGCGGTCGACGGCGGCTGGACCGCGGTCGACGGCCGCTTCGACCCACCGAACTGA
- a CDS encoding aldehyde dehydrogenase family protein produces the protein MKIQLDSGRTITMPAGLPIGETWVEAPSTAPVIFPYDGSTVAETPVGDVGLARAALENALSVRETVGRLPSYLRRRVLQSVHSTVLAARNEFVDLLVLETGKPLVDCRVEIDRTLLTLETSAEEVARLHGETVPLDLLPSGEGLQGFWVRKPIGVVVGITGFNYPLLLAAHKIAPAFAAGCPIIVKPAPQTPLATLWLTHLMRTALADAGAPESALQLITGGADVGATLTTDDRIGAVSFTGSAAVGHRIARDAAPTKVLLELGSNSALVVAEDADLDAAADAIVRGGYYASGQACISVQRVIAVESVREALLDRLGARLPGVVVGDPRDPDTRVSALINPASTVRVREWVGDAVHAGGSIAYEAPGDILGPIVLTDVPNGLPAWDEEIFGPVIAVRSVPDIESALRVVNETRYGLHASVFTSSLDTAFAAIDRLDVGGVVINDVPGFRSDVMPYGGVKHSGTGREGPRFAIEELTTTRMAIIRPRP, from the coding sequence GTGAAGATCCAGCTCGACAGCGGCCGGACGATCACGATGCCCGCCGGACTGCCGATCGGTGAGACCTGGGTCGAGGCGCCGTCGACGGCGCCGGTGATCTTCCCGTACGACGGTTCCACGGTGGCGGAGACGCCCGTGGGCGACGTCGGGCTGGCGCGGGCGGCCCTCGAGAACGCGCTCTCCGTGCGAGAGACGGTCGGCCGGCTTCCGTCGTACCTGCGGCGGAGAGTCTTGCAGAGCGTGCATTCCACGGTCCTTGCTGCGCGCAACGAGTTCGTGGATCTGCTGGTGCTCGAGACCGGCAAGCCGCTGGTCGACTGCCGGGTGGAGATCGACCGGACGCTCCTCACCCTGGAGACTTCGGCCGAGGAGGTCGCTCGGCTGCACGGCGAGACCGTGCCGCTCGACCTGCTGCCGAGTGGCGAAGGACTGCAGGGCTTCTGGGTGCGGAAGCCGATCGGTGTGGTGGTCGGGATCACCGGGTTCAACTATCCGTTGCTGCTGGCGGCGCACAAGATCGCGCCGGCGTTCGCGGCGGGCTGCCCGATCATCGTGAAGCCCGCGCCGCAGACGCCACTCGCGACGCTCTGGCTGACGCACCTCATGCGCACGGCCCTCGCCGATGCGGGAGCGCCAGAGAGCGCTCTCCAATTGATCACGGGCGGGGCCGACGTCGGCGCGACGCTCACCACCGACGACCGCATCGGCGCCGTATCCTTCACCGGATCCGCCGCCGTCGGCCACCGCATCGCCCGCGACGCCGCGCCGACCAAGGTCCTGCTCGAACTCGGCTCCAACTCCGCACTCGTCGTCGCCGAGGATGCCGACCTGGATGCGGCCGCCGACGCCATCGTCCGCGGCGGGTACTACGCCTCCGGCCAAGCCTGCATCTCCGTCCAGCGGGTCATCGCGGTCGAGTCCGTCCGCGAGGCGTTGCTGGACCGGCTCGGCGCTCGGCTGCCGGGCGTGGTCGTCGGCGATCCGCGCGACCCGGACACTCGGGTGTCCGCTCTCATCAACCCGGCCTCCACAGTTCGCGTTCGCGAGTGGGTCGGCGACGCGGTCCACGCCGGCGGGTCGATCGCGTACGAGGCCCCGGGCGACATCCTCGGCCCGATCGTGCTGACCGACGTACCGAACGGCCTGCCCGCGTGGGACGAGGAGATCTTCGGGCCGGTGATCGCAGTACGGTCGGTTCCGGACATAGAGAGCGCTCTCCGAGTGGTGAACGAGACGCGGTACGGCCTGCACGCGAGCGTCTTCACGTCGTCGCTGGACACCGCGTTCGCGGCGATCGATCGCCTCGACGTGGGCGGCGTGGTGATCAACGACGTACCAGGGTTCCGCTCCGACGTGATGCCGTACGGCGGCGTGAAGCACTCCGGCACCGGCCGCGAAGGCCCGCGCTTCGCCATCGAAGAACTGACCACAACCCGGATGGCGATCATCCGCCCGCGCCCGTGA
- a CDS encoding ATP-binding cassette domain-containing protein has protein sequence MPEHIPTTHEPEPPTAIQVIDLVRDYPRPRTSLFQSAPVVHALRGVSLEVKQGERFGIVGESGCGKSTLLRIIAALDRATSGSVVVEGTDITRLPDRRLRFLRENLQLVFQDPMSSLDPRMRVRDIIAEPLVVQGHPASGERVRELLEAVGLSADAGDRYPHQFSGGQRQRISIARALAPRPRILIADEPVSALDVSVRAQVLNLISDLVDELNLTLVFVSHDLSVIKHVCDRVAVMNAGQIVETGYTGDVYAAPQHPYTQRLVSAIPTLQRALSGATTSDLLTTKGDSA, from the coding sequence ATGCCTGAGCACATCCCGACGACGCACGAGCCGGAGCCGCCGACCGCGATCCAGGTCATCGATCTCGTCCGCGACTATCCGCGGCCGCGGACCTCGTTGTTCCAGTCGGCTCCGGTCGTCCACGCGCTCCGCGGCGTGAGCCTGGAAGTCAAGCAGGGCGAGCGATTCGGCATCGTCGGCGAGTCCGGGTGCGGCAAGTCGACGCTGCTGCGCATCATCGCGGCCCTCGACCGCGCCACGTCCGGGAGCGTGGTTGTCGAAGGCACCGACATCACCCGGTTGCCCGACCGCCGGCTGCGGTTCCTGCGCGAGAACCTGCAGCTCGTGTTCCAGGACCCGATGAGTTCGCTCGACCCGCGGATGCGGGTCCGCGACATCATCGCCGAACCGCTTGTCGTGCAAGGCCATCCCGCCTCGGGAGAGCGCGTTCGCGAGTTGCTGGAGGCGGTCGGCCTGTCCGCGGACGCCGGCGACCGGTACCCGCACCAGTTCTCCGGCGGGCAGCGCCAGCGCATCTCGATCGCCCGGGCGCTGGCTCCGCGCCCGCGGATCCTGATCGCGGACGAGCCGGTGAGCGCTCTCGATGTTTCCGTCCGCGCCCAGGTACTCAACTTGATCTCGGATCTGGTCGACGAGCTGAACCTGACGCTGGTCTTCGTCTCGCACGACCTGTCCGTGATCAAGCACGTCTGCGACCGGGTGGCCGTGATGAACGCGGGTCAGATCGTCGAGACCGGTTACACCGGCGACGTGTACGCCGCCCCGCAGCACCCGTACACGCAACGCCTCGTCTCGGCCATCCCCACGCTGCAGCGCGCGCTCTCCGGGGCAACGACTTCCGATCTGCTCACGACGAAGGGAGACTCCGCGTGA
- a CDS encoding ABC transporter ATP-binding protein, translated as MSDVLTVRGLSVSVRDTTLVSDVDLTVGAGERVGLIGESGSGKSLTALSVLGLLPEDVRAGGSVRLDGVDHELIGADERRMSQVRGREIAMVFQEPMTALNPTMRIGDQLAEAMLVHKTKAKSGARAAAGELLERVQLPTETLRAYPHQLSGGQRQRVVLALALANDPSLLICDEPTTALDVTVQALVLDLIVRGVMDRSSALLFITHDLAVVATVCERVLVMYGGRVVESGPVGEVFTRPRHRYTEGLLAASDLDTTSRRLTTIPGNVPPAGKFPSGCVFRTRCAHATALCEETPEWSGDEAAGFACHHPVGAADA; from the coding sequence ATGAGCGACGTACTCACTGTTCGCGGGCTGTCGGTGTCGGTGCGGGACACCACGCTGGTGTCGGACGTCGACCTGACTGTCGGTGCGGGGGAGCGGGTGGGGCTGATCGGGGAGTCGGGGTCGGGGAAGTCGCTGACGGCGTTGAGCGTGCTCGGGCTGCTTCCCGAGGACGTGCGGGCCGGCGGCTCGGTCCGTCTCGACGGCGTCGACCATGAACTGATCGGTGCTGACGAACGCCGGATGTCGCAGGTCCGCGGTCGCGAGATCGCGATGGTCTTCCAGGAACCGATGACCGCGCTGAACCCGACGATGCGGATCGGTGACCAGCTCGCCGAGGCGATGCTCGTGCACAAGACCAAGGCCAAGTCCGGAGCCCGTGCGGCTGCCGGCGAACTTCTCGAACGTGTGCAGCTCCCGACCGAGACCCTGCGCGCGTACCCGCACCAGCTCTCCGGCGGCCAACGCCAGCGGGTCGTCCTGGCGCTTGCCCTGGCCAACGATCCTTCCCTTCTGATCTGTGACGAGCCGACGACGGCACTGGACGTCACCGTCCAGGCCCTCGTCCTCGACCTGATCGTTCGCGGTGTCATGGACCGGTCGTCGGCGTTGCTCTTCATCACCCACGACCTCGCTGTCGTCGCCACCGTCTGCGAACGAGTCCTGGTCATGTACGGCGGACGCGTGGTCGAATCCGGTCCGGTCGGCGAGGTGTTCACGCGTCCGCGCCACCGTTACACCGAGGGCCTGCTCGCCGCGTCCGACCTCGACACCACTTCCCGGCGGCTGACCACGATCCCGGGCAACGTGCCGCCGGCGGGCAAGTTCCCATCCGGCTGCGTCTTCCGAACCCGCTGCGCCCACGCAACCGCTCTCTGCGAAGAGACGCCGGAATGGTCGGGCGACGAGGCGGCGGGCTTCGCCTGCCATCACCCCGTGGGGGCGGCCGATGCCTGA
- a CDS encoding ABC transporter permease yields MKRLNPSLIAGGVIVGVIVLMALISFVWTPYDATLVTPASRLLKPSWSHWFGTDKFGRDVLSQIMVGSRTTLFVGVVAVGVAAVIGVPLGILAAMVRRWSSEVIMRANDLLLAFPALLLAIMFGAVFGASTLTAMVAIGIASVPGFARVIRSGALQVMRTEYVLAARAAGRRPWPIAVRHVLPNVTSLITVQASVSFAIAVLAEAALSFLGYGTPPPTPSWGRMLQESQEFLFTAPRLAVFPGIAIAIAVLGFNLLGDGLRDRFDPKLEDRR; encoded by the coding sequence ATGAAGCGGCTGAACCCGAGCCTGATCGCCGGCGGTGTGATCGTCGGGGTCATCGTCCTGATGGCCCTGATCTCCTTCGTGTGGACGCCGTACGACGCGACGCTGGTGACGCCCGCATCACGCCTGCTGAAGCCGTCGTGGTCGCACTGGTTCGGGACGGACAAGTTCGGGCGCGACGTGCTCAGCCAGATCATGGTCGGATCCCGGACGACGCTGTTCGTCGGCGTGGTCGCGGTCGGTGTCGCCGCGGTGATCGGCGTACCGCTGGGGATCCTGGCGGCGATGGTACGGCGGTGGTCGAGCGAGGTCATCATGCGGGCGAACGATCTGCTGCTCGCGTTCCCTGCGTTGCTGCTGGCCATCATGTTCGGCGCGGTGTTCGGAGCGAGCACCCTGACGGCGATGGTTGCCATCGGCATCGCTTCGGTGCCGGGCTTCGCGCGGGTGATCCGGAGCGGCGCGCTGCAGGTGATGCGGACCGAGTACGTGCTCGCGGCGCGCGCGGCCGGGCGGCGTCCGTGGCCGATCGCGGTCCGGCACGTACTGCCCAACGTGACCAGCCTGATCACCGTGCAGGCCTCGGTGTCGTTCGCGATCGCGGTACTCGCGGAGGCCGCGCTCTCGTTCCTCGGATACGGCACGCCACCGCCGACACCGTCGTGGGGCCGGATGCTGCAGGAGAGCCAGGAGTTCCTGTTCACCGCGCCCCGGCTGGCGGTCTTCCCCGGGATCGCGATCGCCATCGCCGTCCTCGGATTCAACCTCCTCGGCGACGGCCTCCGCGACCGCTTCGACCCGAAACTGGAGGACCGCCGATGA
- a CDS encoding ABC transporter permease: protein MILRLIERTGVFLVSLAVSSVLVFAFMAVLPGDPARVALGVNASDEAVAELRRQFGLDRPLPTQYFDWLGGLLHGDLGTSYVSKVAIGPQVFDRLQVTLWLVVAGMVIALVVAVPAGTVMAARHRKISGLALSAVSQVGVAVPAFLAGILLIVVFAVKLGWLPANGWTPPAQDPGMFLKQLILPALSLGLVQGAVLTRYVRSAVLDVLREDYLRTARAKGLRPFQALWRHGLRNAAVPVVTVLGLQLATLLIGAVVVERVFVIPGLGSLLLDGVSNRDLLLVQDVVMVLVLAVLLVNFIVDLLYVALDPRLRTAS, encoded by the coding sequence ATGATTCTCCGCCTGATCGAGCGCACCGGCGTGTTCTTGGTCAGTCTTGCGGTGAGTTCGGTGCTGGTGTTCGCGTTCATGGCGGTGCTGCCCGGCGATCCCGCCCGGGTCGCGCTCGGCGTGAACGCGTCCGACGAGGCGGTCGCCGAGCTGCGCCGGCAGTTCGGCCTCGACCGGCCGCTGCCGACGCAGTACTTCGACTGGCTCGGCGGACTGCTCCACGGTGACCTCGGTACGTCGTACGTGTCGAAGGTGGCGATCGGGCCGCAGGTGTTCGACCGCCTGCAGGTGACGCTGTGGCTGGTCGTCGCGGGCATGGTCATCGCGCTGGTGGTCGCCGTGCCGGCCGGGACGGTGATGGCCGCGCGGCACCGCAAGATCTCCGGGCTCGCGCTCTCCGCGGTCTCCCAGGTCGGCGTCGCGGTGCCGGCGTTCCTGGCCGGGATCCTGCTGATCGTGGTATTCGCGGTGAAACTCGGCTGGCTGCCGGCGAACGGCTGGACCCCGCCCGCACAGGATCCCGGGATGTTCCTGAAGCAGTTGATCCTCCCGGCGCTCTCCCTCGGCCTCGTGCAGGGCGCGGTGCTCACGCGCTACGTCCGCAGTGCAGTGCTGGACGTGCTCCGCGAGGATTACCTCCGCACCGCCCGAGCCAAAGGCCTGAGACCTTTTCAAGCCCTGTGGCGCCACGGCCTCCGCAACGCCGCCGTGCCTGTTGTGACAGTCCTGGGCCTTCAGCTCGCGACTCTCCTGATCGGCGCAGTCGTCGTCGAACGAGTCTTCGTCATCCCCGGCCTGGGCAGTCTCCTCCTGGACGGAGTGTCCAACCGCGACCTCCTGCTGGTCCAGGACGTGGTCATGGTCCTCGTTCTCGCCGTTCTCCTGGTCAACTTCATCGTCGACCTGCTGTACGTCGCTCTGGATCCGCGACTGAGGACGGCATCATGA